The genomic window ATTTATTCAAGCAATTAACAAAGAAATAGACATTTCAGAGGAGTTTGTTATGGCGAGAAATGCGACAAATGGTTTATTACAAAAGGCTAAGAAATCTAAAAGTGATGAGTTCTATACGCAACTTTGTGATATAGAACGGGAACTCCAGTATTACCAAGGTCAATTTGAAGATAAAATTGTATATTGTAATTGCGACGACCCTAGGGTTAGTAATTTTTTTAAATATTTTGCAGCAAATTTCCATAACCTAGGATTAAAGAAACTAATTGCATCCTGTTACATAGAATCCGACAATAGTATATTTAATGAACAGAATTTTAAAACAGGATTCTATTGTGAGTATTTTGGCAAGAGTAATCAAAATATTGAGATTATAAATTTTAAAGGTAATGGTGACTTTAGAAGTGCTGAAAGTATTGAATTACTAAAACAATCTGATATTGTTGTCACTAATCCACCATTTTCATTATTCAGAGAATTTGTCTCTCAAATAATTAAATACAATAAAAAGTTTTTAGTAATTGGAAATGTTAATGCCATTACATATAAAGATATATTTGAGTTAATCCAAAGGAATAAAGCTTGGTTAGGTGTAAATCTAGGCAGAGGGATTTCCGGTTTTATTGTTCCTGACCATTATGAGCGTTATGGCACAGAAGTAAGTGTTAATAGTGATGGACAAACAATAATTGCAACTAACGGTTGTCTGTGGTTGACAAATTTAGAATTGTCACAACGCCATAAAGATATTGTATTGACAAAAGAATATAAAGGAAATGAGGACAAGTATCCACATTTTGATAATTGCGATGGTATAAATGTTAATAGAACGCAAGATATACCTAAGGATTATCATGGCTTAATGGGGGTGCCTATAACTTTTCTACACAAATATAATCCTGAACAGTTCAAAATTGTAAGATTTCGAAAAGGGGATGATGGCAAAGATTTGCGGATAAATGGCAAATGTCCTTATTTCAGAATACTCGTTAAAAACAAAAAGATTGATGCATAAGGTTAAGACATTATTAGATTTATGAAGATTAAAGATATAGAGGATATAAATTTTCTTATTGATAATTCTGTAGAAGAATCTACTGAATTAGAATATAAACGCTCATTCGCAAAGTCAAATAAAGATTGGAAAAAAGAACTGGCGAAGGATGTTAGTGCGATGGCAAATTCAAATGGCGGAATAATTGTGTATGGGTTAAAAGAAAAAGAAATATCAAAAGGACATTCCGTTCCTGAAGATATTTCACCAATACCAACATCAGAGATGACAAAAGACCAATTGTCGCAACTTTTATCTTCAAATATTCAGCCAATTATTGATGGCATAGAGATTTCCTATATTCCATACAACGAAGAAAATGGTTTTTACATTGTATCTGTTCCTCAAAGTAACACAGCTCACCAAAACAAATTATCTCATATGTATCATAAACGGAGAAATGCTACCGTTGATGCAATGGAGGACTATGAAATTAGGGATGTAATGAACAGAAGTAAAACTCCTATTATAGACTTGGACTTTGAGATAATAAAGACAACAGTAAAAGTTATTACAAAGGATTATTCTTCTCTGTTAAAGTTAGGAAAATTAGAAAATATAAGTACAAGAATTGACTATAGTCTAAAAATTAGGCCAGTAAACAACGGTCAAATATTAGCTAAATATGTCAACTATTTTGTGTATCTGCCATCATTTATATTATCGGATGAAGAAGAAAGCGATAGTGAGAGTGATTACAGTGAAATTTTTGATGATAATACAGTACGGGATGTTGTTGGAATTGATGGGTTTAGGAAACAATATGGTCCAGCTCGTTATGACCCTATATTACCAGGAATATGTGGATGTTCTAGAACTGTCAGTTTAAGCATTGAAGAAGATATGGACTTTGAAAAATTACCATCAATAAGATATGAAACACATGCAGATAATGCCCCTATACGAAAGGGGGCTATTAAGTGGAAAGAGATTAGGGTTATAAATAAGTATGATAAAGAAGTTCATGACCCAATGGCACCGCCATCACTATACTAGAACTAGAAAGAGTGAACTGTATTTAACTTAACGGCTGATATTTTGCTGTTTTTGCCCAATCTTCCAATCATATTTTTCCTTTGCGATATCGCCCACCTCATAGACTGTGTGGCGATGTCTTATTCTATCAAAAGACTGTCTGCTGTAAGCATCCGATAAAGTACACTATAAAAAATGACTGTATCTCTTTTCAAGTATGCAGTCATCTATAGTTCGTTGTATATCTATTCCTTTCTTCCATTTGTGTGGCAACATTTGTAGTAGTTCCTCATAATTTGCTTTCTGCATATATGGCATTATTGCTATAACGTCATTCAGTTAAGTGCGTGTATTTACTTTAACGTGAGTTCGAAATAAGAATAAATATATTTCACTTATAATTAGAAACATAGCGATAAAAGTATTAAATTTATAGTGCTGAATTATAACATTTAAACGATTACCACTATGTTTCCAGAGTCTAAAGTTACAGAGATTTATTGTATGGCTGATGATTTTTGCAAGGAATTTACATTGCAACAGGAAAAATATATGATTAAGGATATGAAGACCATGCATCGTAACAACCCCAACCGTATGAGTGATGCAGAGATTATGGTTATTCTAATCCTGTTTCACTCCGGTGGTTTCCGTTGTTTCAAGCATTACTACAAGGAGTATGTCTGTAAACATCTGAAACACCTTTTTCCTCGTCAGGTTTCTTATAACCGTTTTGTGGAACTGGAGAAGGAGGTATTGCTTCCCATGACCATATTCATCAAAAGAGTACTGCTGGGAACTTGTACCGGCATCAGTTTCGTTGCTTCCACTCCCTTATGTGTATGTCGTAATCAAAGAATCTTGATTCATAAGACATTTGAAGGGCTTGCCGAGCGTGGAAGATGTTCTATGGGATGGTTCTTCGGATTCAAGCTGCATCTGATAATCAATGACAAAGGAGAGCTCCTCAATTTCATGTTCACGCCTGGAAACGTGGATGACCGGGAACCGTTGAAACAGGGTAAGTTTCTGGAAAACATCAAAGGAAAACTATGTGCAGACAAGGGATATATAGGTCAGGCTCTGTTTGAAAACCTTTTCCTTAATGGCATACAGCTTGTTACTAAAGTTAAAAATAATATGAGGAACTCACTGATGAGTATTGCCGACAAGATTTTGCTAAGAAAAAGAGCCTTGATTGAAACGGTCAATGACGAACTGAAGAACATCGCACAGATTGAACACTCAAGACATCGTTCATTCAGTAACTTTATAGCCAACTCCTTGTCGGCTATCGCAGCATACTGCTTTTTTGAAAAGAAGCCCGCCATTGACGTAAAGTTTGTCAATGACGGACAACTTGCTATTTTTTGATTTTATTTCGAACTCACGTTACTTTATGCGCTTTGCACGTAGATGGTAATGAACAGACGACACCCATGCTGACGACCGCTTGATGGTCTCCATAGAACAGGTAGTTCTTTCCAATATGATTGGTCGGATGGCATTTTCTATGGCATTATCAAAACTTTTGGATAATGCCATGGAGCGGATCAACCGTTGCATATCACTCATGCGGCACAATTCGCTGTTCTTCGGAAGCCATGCCGGGGCAAGCAGGGCTGTTATTTATTATTCACTGGCATGTTCATGTAGCCAAAGGGGAATAAACTTTTTCGAGTATATCTCTGATATTATGAATCGTGCAGCCATATTACCTCCTACTGCATCAGTAGAATCTCATCGGAAACTTTTACCTGACAAGTGACATAAATCATAATCATACTTCCAACATTCATTCTTGCCCAACCTGATTGTATCTGATAATATCAATGTTATCAAGTGCTTTTGTGCGTTTCTACAGAGATTTTCAACATTGTTTTACGTTATCGCGGAGACGCTTACTCAAATATCTATGACATCTGGTGACATATAATGACATCTGATGACGGACTGGAAGCATATCCGGGAACAATCATTTACTTTGCGGATGAAACAAGTACGCATATAGTGTCAAAGGTAGTCATCCTGTCTTGAAATTCAGGATGTTCCGCCGGGATTCACTAAATTGCGGCACGGAATCCGGATCCGAAAAGAGAATGAAACAGATGTCAAACCTGAAATTACATTGATTATGGAAATAGTAAACATTGAAGCAAGGACCTTCGAGGCGATGCTCTCGGCCTTCCGGACGTTCGCGGACCGGCTGGACACCCTCTGCCGGCTGTACGGTGACATGGAAGAGAAGAAATGGCTGGACAACCAGGAGGTGTGCCTGCTGCTGAAGGTCAGCCCGAGAACCCTGCAGACCCTGCGTGACAACGGCACGCTGGCATATACACAGATCTGCCACAAGACTTATTACAAGCCCGAGGACGTGGAAAGCATCATCCGGATAGTGGAGGAGCGCCGCAAGCGGGCTGAAAGCATGGGAAAATCAATTTGAAAAGCCATGGGAAACGAAAGGATGATACTTTCTCCCGGCAGTCTGGCAGGCGGCTGGGAAAGTCTGGACGGCAGTCCCGATTTCTACATCTTCAGGGATTCCAGCGGGGACTACCGCCTGCTGGCCTACAGCCTTGACGCGGAGTACGGGCGGGGAAGCTTCTCGCTCTACAGGATAGACGGGGACGGGGAGGGATGCCCCCATACCCTCCATATCATGGGGTGGGGCCGATATATGAGAAACTGAAAAAGTAAATGTCAAACCAACAAACAGATGAGATTTGTGATGAATACCGATAACCGTCTGCTCACCCGTGAGAGCAGCGAGCATATAAGAGAATTCTTCTCCACCGTCGAACGTCTCTCCGTTTCCATGGAGCGTCTCTTTGCCGGCAGGTCACCGGCGATGGCGGGCGAGAACTTCTATACGGACCGCGAACTGGCTGAAAAGCTGAAAGTGAGCCGCCGCAGCCTGCAACAGTACCGTGACAGCGGCCTGCTTGCCTTCACCCGGCTGGGCGGCAAGATACTGTACCGTTCTTCCGATATCGAGAAGCTGCTTGACAGTTGCTACAGGGAGGCGAGAACCAGGCCGGAGGAACTTTAGAAATGTTCCGTACGGGATCGTGAATGAAGGGGCGGTCGGTTGTCATACCGATCGCCCCTTCGTTTTCTTTCCATCGGATGAACGACTTTAATTTGCTCATAAAGTATTTATACACAGAGTATTTCTCTTTATGAATTATGATCCGATGACAACATTGGCATAACATGGCGGGACATGGAAACATTTTTCCGGTATGGCAATAAGATACGGGGATTCCATTATAAAAAAAGACCCTTATTTTATTATGTCATTATGTTATTCTGAAATTGGGGCGGGTCGTTCGTGTACCGGTGGGACGATCCATTCCCGTAATGGCGGCACATTCCGTACCGGTATCATTATCCTCCGGCAATGCCGTTTCCCGGTCTTTTCGGAGTGACCTTATGCCGGCCGGTGACAACCGCATGTCCGTGTGTAAACATGACGGCACATAAAAACAGGCACATCCTCCGGGCTTTTGTCCCGTCGGATGCGCCTGTCTCCGTCATGTCATATACAGCCGGACTCCTCCGGCCCATGTCTCTATCTGAGTATCGGATTCGAGAGCAGTATCTTGTAATAGGCCACTCCGCCAATCTCTACCGGCATCCTCGCCATCATGAACTGCACGCTCTTCCTCTCCACCTTCGCCTGCCGCATGAGCCTCTGCACGATAAACCCCGCCGAGAACCTTGCGCATCTTTTGTCCTTCCAGACGATGAACCCCTCGCTGTCGTCGGCCCGGCAGATATACCAATCACCCGTCTCGTCGTCGTGGGCGAAGTTCACCCGTCCGCCGCCGAGGATTCCCAATTCGATTGACATCGTCTTTGACAGATAGACAGTCCCCCTGCTGTCAAGGTTGATGGTCCGCTTACCCTTGTATGTGACTTCCTGCGGACGGGAATTTTCCCTGTTGTATACTATCAGTGCCATAATTATCCTTCTTTTATCGGTTAAACTATTTTCGTTTTTCAATACATGAAGCTTTCCACCGCCAGCATCTGACTTCTCCATGCGAAACCGCTGTGGGTACGTACTGCGTCCACTATTCTGCATACTTTCTGCGATATGGCCGATGCCGAGATACCCATGCATTCCGCCAGCGCCTTGAACGAGAACTGCGCTTCATAGAACCTGAGCATGAACATCCGGTATTCCTCGTAGGAGAACTTCTGCCTTACGAAACGCAGTATGTCTCTCACCAGCCGCTCGCACCCGTTCAGGTCGTCCTCGGAAAGGAATTTTGCCTCCTCGCCACATCGGAGGAAGAAATCATCTTCAGGGTGTGCATACCGGTTCTCCCTTTTAATCTTTACCAGGGCCGCCTTTTTGTAGCATCCGATGAAATACGCGTCATAGTCCGTTATGTCCTTTCCGGGAACCAGCACCTGCCTTCTTACGAAAAGGTAGGTGTCATGGAAATTGTCCTCGTCCAGCATTCCGTACCGGCGTAACGTTCCTCTCAACCTGTCATAGGATTTTGTGAACCACTCGTTGAACAGTCTTTCCTTTTCTGCGCTCTTGTCTGCCATAGCCTTATATTTTTTGGAGTTATACATGGCCTACACGGGTAGGCATTCTTATTTCTTGTGCTTCCTCCAGTTTGTTTTTCGGCGGTCTCCGGCAAGGCTTGCCGTGAAAAAATACGCTCACGCGAAGC from Parabacteroides distasonis ATCC 8503 includes these protein-coding regions:
- a CDS encoding adenine-specific methyltransferase EcoRI family protein, producing MARNATNGLLQKAKKSKSDEFYTQLCDIERELQYYQGQFEDKIVYCNCDDPRVSNFFKYFAANFHNLGLKKLIASCYIESDNSIFNEQNFKTGFYCEYFGKSNQNIEIINFKGNGDFRSAESIELLKQSDIVVTNPPFSLFREFVSQIIKYNKKFLVIGNVNAITYKDIFELIQRNKAWLGVNLGRGISGFIVPDHYERYGTEVSVNSDGQTIIATNGCLWLTNLELSQRHKDIVLTKEYKGNEDKYPHFDNCDGINVNRTQDIPKDYHGLMGVPITFLHKYNPEQFKIVRFRKGDDGKDLRINGKCPYFRILVKNKKIDA
- a CDS encoding ATP-binding protein → MKIKDIEDINFLIDNSVEESTELEYKRSFAKSNKDWKKELAKDVSAMANSNGGIIVYGLKEKEISKGHSVPEDISPIPTSEMTKDQLSQLLSSNIQPIIDGIEISYIPYNEENGFYIVSVPQSNTAHQNKLSHMYHKRRNATVDAMEDYEIRDVMNRSKTPIIDLDFEIIKTTVKVITKDYSSLLKLGKLENISTRIDYSLKIRPVNNGQILAKYVNYFVYLPSFILSDEEESDSESDYSEIFDDNTVRDVVGIDGFRKQYGPARYDPILPGICGCSRTVSLSIEEDMDFEKLPSIRYETHADNAPIRKGAIKWKEIRVINKYDKEVHDPMAPPSLY
- a CDS encoding IS982 family transposase — protein: MFPESKVTEIYCMADDFCKEFTLQQEKYMIKDMKTMHRNNPNRMSDAEIMVILILFHSGGFRCFKHYYKEYVCKHLKHLFPRQVSYNRFVELEKEVLLPMTIFIKRVLLGTCTGISFVASTPLCVCRNQRILIHKTFEGLAERGRCSMGWFFGFKLHLIINDKGELLNFMFTPGNVDDREPLKQGKFLENIKGKLCADKGYIGQALFENLFLNGIQLVTKVKNNMRNSLMSIADKILLRKRALIETVNDELKNIAQIEHSRHRSFSNFIANSLSAIAAYCFFEKKPAIDVKFVNDGQLAIF
- a CDS encoding helix-turn-helix domain-containing protein, whose amino-acid sequence is MEIVNIEARTFEAMLSAFRTFADRLDTLCRLYGDMEEKKWLDNQEVCLLLKVSPRTLQTLRDNGTLAYTQICHKTYYKPEDVESIIRIVEERRKRAESMGKSI
- a CDS encoding helix-turn-helix domain-containing protein, with the translated sequence MMNTDNRLLTRESSEHIREFFSTVERLSVSMERLFAGRSPAMAGENFYTDRELAEKLKVSRRSLQQYRDSGLLAFTRLGGKILYRSSDIEKLLDSCYREARTRPEEL
- a CDS encoding sigma-70 family RNA polymerase sigma factor, coding for MADKSAEKERLFNEWFTKSYDRLRGTLRRYGMLDEDNFHDTYLFVRRQVLVPGKDITDYDAYFIGCYKKAALVKIKRENRYAHPEDDFFLRCGEEAKFLSEDDLNGCERLVRDILRFVRQKFSYEEYRMFMLRFYEAQFSFKALAECMGISASAISQKVCRIVDAVRTHSGFAWRSQMLAVESFMY